Proteins found in one Leishmania major strain Friedlin complete genome, chromosome 35 genomic segment:
- a CDS encoding putative MCAK-like kinesin (previous protein_id=AAZ14694.1), with the protein MPSIPLVTELGARAGEFQHILNMSKIPAQVEQKLRPAMDPGELFTYQDSRIFVRARPIVAHDMEDPNNQSIVQKVEENRDLVVMTPKISLSGECTIDPCVVNLDGVFVGARDDTERVYLESCAPLVSLSVNGASTCVLCYGQTGSGKTYTTSGIFRLVALDLAPAFATHDILLTVLEIQALKNIDLLTGTDVQVMEDVSGELKLLGTEAFECSSAEMLLAAFEEAASQRTTRSTERNETSSRSHMIARISIVSKETKWAKPGDLFIVDLAGSENTADSATHDKTRQAETKFINTSLMTLKDCIRSRALASSSTQHLHIPYRRSPLTLLLRDCFEIAVRRPTKTVMIACVSPLLRDSRHTINTLRYASMLAVTPPSKVLAPDPNDPNNYTREQALDFLVKVSHGNITEPEYILPEGDGRTLVHIPEEKFIRRIVESHPHIPEKKAKLIYTAVWKRVVDARTKGRKQMVDAKRHIKAPRCAM; encoded by the coding sequence ATGCCCAGCATTCCGTTAGTGACCGAGCTCGGGGCGAGGGCGGGTGAGTTTCAGCACATCTTGAACATGTCCAAAATTCCAGCCCAAGTGGAGCAAAAGCTGCGTCCGGCGATGGATCCTGGTGAGCTCTTCACCTATCAAGATTCGCGCATTTTTGTGCGCGCTCGCCCGATCGTCGCACATGATATGGAAGACCCAAACAATCAGAGCATTGTGCAGAAAGTCGAAGAAAACAGAGACCTCGTCGTGATGACGCCAAAGATATCACTTTCTGGCGAGTGCACAATTGATCCGTGCGTTGTCAATCTTGACGGCGTGTTTGTGGGCGCCCGTGACGATACAGAGCGAGTTTACCTAGAGTCATGTGCCCCAttggtctctctctctgttaACGGCGCATCTACGTGCGTGCTCTGTTACGGGCAGACAGGAAGTGGAAAAACGTATACAACCTCTGGTATTTTTCGCCTTGTCGCCCTGGATCTCGCTCCTGCTTTCGCCACTCACGATATCCTCCTCACTGTTCTTGAAATACAAGCACTCAAGAACATCGACCTGCTCACTGGCACGGATGTTCAGGTAATGGAGGATGTCTCAGGTGAGCTTAAGCTTCTGGGGACAGAGGCCTTTGAGTGCTCAAGTGCCGAAATGCTTCTCGCCGCTTTTGAGGAAGCTGCCTCACAGCGAACAACGCGGTCAACGGAGCGAAATGAAACGTCGTCGCGTTCTCACATGATCGCTCGCATCTCCATTGTTTCGAAGGAGACGAAGTGGGCGAAGCCTGGCGATTTATTCATCGTGGATCTAGCTGGTAGTGAAAAcaccgccgacagcgcaaCTCATGACAAAACACGCCAAGCAGAGACCAAATTCATCAACACCTCCCTCATGACACTGAAGGATTGCATTCGGTCCCGTGCTCTTGCGTCTTCGAGTacgcagcacctgcacatcCCGTACAGGCGCTCGCCACTTACGCTTCTTTTGCGCGACTGCTTTGAGATCGCTGTGCGTCGCCCAACGAAGACAGTTATGATTGCCTGTGTCTCGCCACTGCTTCGAGATTCACGGCATACTATCAACACACTGCGGTACGCATCGATGCTTGCTGTAACACCACCATCCAAAGTCCTGGCACCCGATCCAAACGATCCGAACAACTACACGCGCGAGCAAGCCCTTGACTTTCTTGTAAAAGTGTCACATGGAAACATCACTGAGCCGGAGTACATATTGCCGGAGGGTGACGGGCGGACTCTGGTGCACATTCCAGAGGAGAAATTTATTCGTCGCATCGTGGAGAGCCA